The following coding sequences are from one Melospiza melodia melodia isolate bMelMel2 chromosome 2, bMelMel2.pri, whole genome shotgun sequence window:
- the FAM131B gene encoding protein FAM131B isoform X1, with amino-acid sequence MGCIGSRTVGNEVIAVDWKGLKDVDQINMDSTSSLHGSSFHRPSTEQTRTDFSWDGINLSMEDTTSILPKLKRNSNAYGIGALAKSSFSGPLGISRSMKDHVTKPTAMGQGRVAHMIEWQGWGKAHSQQQQHTHESARKDADAYSDLSDGEKEARFLAGVMEQFAISEATLMAWSSMDGEDMSVNSNQDNPAGNYSENYQELMESQEHMAQTQYDSWPHSYVSQGMYCLGSSDAWEASDQSLIASPATGSYLGQNFDESQTNLQESILLQSSFLQQQQQLQQQRQEQNFIQSTGLVHVWPLQTAQGGGGAESSTYMEDHIEDEGNPRLEKAPLLNKKPSPEEDDAVCRDLESLSPREEMEHAALSRKVSDVTSSGVQSFDEEEGETNN; translated from the exons GAAACGAGGTGATTGCAGTAGACTGGAAGGGACTGAAAGATGTGGACCAAATCAATATGGACAGCACGAGTTCACTGCATGGCAGCAGCTTCCATCGACCTTCCACTGAG cAAACACGGACGGATTTCTCCTGGGATGGTATCAAT CTCTCCATGGAAGATACGACCTCCATCCTTCCCAAGCTGAAACGCAACTCCAATGCTTATGGGATTGGGGCTTTGGCTAAATCATCTTTC TCTGGCCCCTTAGGGATATCCCGCAGCATGAAGGACCACGTGACGAAGCCGACGGCCATGGGGCAGGGCCGCGTGGCGCACATGATcgagtggcagggctggggcaaggcgcacagccagcagcagcagcacacgcACGAGAGCGCGCGCAAGGACGCCGACGCCTACTCGGACCTCAGCGACGGCGAGAAGGAAGCCCGCTTCCTCGCAG GGGTGATGGAGCAATTCGCTATTTCTGAAGCGACTCTCATGGCCTGGTCCTCCATGGATGGTGAGGATATGAGTGTAAACTCAAATCAGGACAATCCAGCAGGCAACTACTCTGAGAACTATCAGGAGCTGATGGAGAGCCAAG AGCACATGGCCCAGACGCAGTATGACAGCTGGCCTCACTCCTACGTCTCGCAGGGCATGTACTGCTTGGGCTCCTCCGATGCCTGGGAGGCCAGTGACCAGTCCCTCATCGCCTCCCCAGCCACTGGCTCCTACCTAGGCCAGAATTTTGATGAGTCCCAGACAAACCTTCAGGAAAGCATTTTGCTTCAGAGCAgctttctccagcagcagcagcagctgcagcaacaGCGGCAGGAGCAGAACTTCATCCAGAGCACGGGGCTGGTCCACGTGTGGCCCCTGCAGACTGCTCAGGGCGGGGGTGGAGCTGAGTCCAGCACGTACATGGAGGACCACATTGAGGATGAAGGGAACCCGAGGCTGGAGAAGGCTCCTCTCCTAAACAAGAAGCCCTCTCCAGAGGAGGATGATGCAGTGTGCCGGGACCTGGAATCTTTGTCTCCTCGAGAGGAGATGGAACATGCTGCACTGAGCCGCAAAGTCTCAGATGTCACCTCCTCTGGGGTGCAGTCCTTTGATGAGGAAGAGGGAGAAACAAACAACTGA
- the FAM131B gene encoding protein FAM131B isoform X2, with amino-acid sequence MGCIGSRTVGNEVIAVDWKGLKDVDQINMDSTSSLHGSSFHRPSTEQTRTDFSWDGINLSMEDTTSILPKLKRNSNAYGIGALAKSSFSGISRSMKDHVTKPTAMGQGRVAHMIEWQGWGKAHSQQQQHTHESARKDADAYSDLSDGEKEARFLAGVMEQFAISEATLMAWSSMDGEDMSVNSNQDNPAGNYSENYQELMESQEHMAQTQYDSWPHSYVSQGMYCLGSSDAWEASDQSLIASPATGSYLGQNFDESQTNLQESILLQSSFLQQQQQLQQQRQEQNFIQSTGLVHVWPLQTAQGGGGAESSTYMEDHIEDEGNPRLEKAPLLNKKPSPEEDDAVCRDLESLSPREEMEHAALSRKVSDVTSSGVQSFDEEEGETNN; translated from the exons GAAACGAGGTGATTGCAGTAGACTGGAAGGGACTGAAAGATGTGGACCAAATCAATATGGACAGCACGAGTTCACTGCATGGCAGCAGCTTCCATCGACCTTCCACTGAG cAAACACGGACGGATTTCTCCTGGGATGGTATCAAT CTCTCCATGGAAGATACGACCTCCATCCTTCCCAAGCTGAAACGCAACTCCAATGCTTATGGGATTGGGGCTTTGGCTAAATCATCTTTCTCTG GGATATCCCGCAGCATGAAGGACCACGTGACGAAGCCGACGGCCATGGGGCAGGGCCGCGTGGCGCACATGATcgagtggcagggctggggcaaggcgcacagccagcagcagcagcacacgcACGAGAGCGCGCGCAAGGACGCCGACGCCTACTCGGACCTCAGCGACGGCGAGAAGGAAGCCCGCTTCCTCGCAG GGGTGATGGAGCAATTCGCTATTTCTGAAGCGACTCTCATGGCCTGGTCCTCCATGGATGGTGAGGATATGAGTGTAAACTCAAATCAGGACAATCCAGCAGGCAACTACTCTGAGAACTATCAGGAGCTGATGGAGAGCCAAG AGCACATGGCCCAGACGCAGTATGACAGCTGGCCTCACTCCTACGTCTCGCAGGGCATGTACTGCTTGGGCTCCTCCGATGCCTGGGAGGCCAGTGACCAGTCCCTCATCGCCTCCCCAGCCACTGGCTCCTACCTAGGCCAGAATTTTGATGAGTCCCAGACAAACCTTCAGGAAAGCATTTTGCTTCAGAGCAgctttctccagcagcagcagcagctgcagcaacaGCGGCAGGAGCAGAACTTCATCCAGAGCACGGGGCTGGTCCACGTGTGGCCCCTGCAGACTGCTCAGGGCGGGGGTGGAGCTGAGTCCAGCACGTACATGGAGGACCACATTGAGGATGAAGGGAACCCGAGGCTGGAGAAGGCTCCTCTCCTAAACAAGAAGCCCTCTCCAGAGGAGGATGATGCAGTGTGCCGGGACCTGGAATCTTTGTCTCCTCGAGAGGAGATGGAACATGCTGCACTGAGCCGCAAAGTCTCAGATGTCACCTCCTCTGGGGTGCAGTCCTTTGATGAGGAAGAGGGAGAAACAAACAACTGA
- the FAM131B gene encoding protein FAM131B isoform X3, with amino-acid sequence MKDHVTKPTAMGQGRVAHMIEWQGWGKAHSQQQQHTHESARKDADAYSDLSDGEKEARFLAGVMEQFAISEATLMAWSSMDGEDMSVNSNQDNPAGNYSENYQELMESQEHMAQTQYDSWPHSYVSQGMYCLGSSDAWEASDQSLIASPATGSYLGQNFDESQTNLQESILLQSSFLQQQQQLQQQRQEQNFIQSTGLVHVWPLQTAQGGGGAESSTYMEDHIEDEGNPRLEKAPLLNKKPSPEEDDAVCRDLESLSPREEMEHAALSRKVSDVTSSGVQSFDEEEGETNN; translated from the exons ATGAAGGACCACGTGACGAAGCCGACGGCCATGGGGCAGGGCCGCGTGGCGCACATGATcgagtggcagggctggggcaaggcgcacagccagcagcagcagcacacgcACGAGAGCGCGCGCAAGGACGCCGACGCCTACTCGGACCTCAGCGACGGCGAGAAGGAAGCCCGCTTCCTCGCAG GGGTGATGGAGCAATTCGCTATTTCTGAAGCGACTCTCATGGCCTGGTCCTCCATGGATGGTGAGGATATGAGTGTAAACTCAAATCAGGACAATCCAGCAGGCAACTACTCTGAGAACTATCAGGAGCTGATGGAGAGCCAAG AGCACATGGCCCAGACGCAGTATGACAGCTGGCCTCACTCCTACGTCTCGCAGGGCATGTACTGCTTGGGCTCCTCCGATGCCTGGGAGGCCAGTGACCAGTCCCTCATCGCCTCCCCAGCCACTGGCTCCTACCTAGGCCAGAATTTTGATGAGTCCCAGACAAACCTTCAGGAAAGCATTTTGCTTCAGAGCAgctttctccagcagcagcagcagctgcagcaacaGCGGCAGGAGCAGAACTTCATCCAGAGCACGGGGCTGGTCCACGTGTGGCCCCTGCAGACTGCTCAGGGCGGGGGTGGAGCTGAGTCCAGCACGTACATGGAGGACCACATTGAGGATGAAGGGAACCCGAGGCTGGAGAAGGCTCCTCTCCTAAACAAGAAGCCCTCTCCAGAGGAGGATGATGCAGTGTGCCGGGACCTGGAATCTTTGTCTCCTCGAGAGGAGATGGAACATGCTGCACTGAGCCGCAAAGTCTCAGATGTCACCTCCTCTGGGGTGCAGTCCTTTGATGAGGAAGAGGGAGAAACAAACAACTGA